The region CCAGTTTTTCAGCACGCCGTGGTAGTGGCCGAGGTGCAGCGACCCGGTGGGTCGCATGCCGGAGAAAATACGATCTGGGAACATGATTGTCGTTAGAAAAGCGAGGCGAAGGGGGACAGGATGGCGCTCAGCACGCCGGCCGCGGCGTTCACAAGCGGGCGCAGCCAGAAGTTCGTCAGCATGCCCGTCGCGACGAGCACGAGGACGATGATGAAACCGTACGGTTCGATGCGCGACAGCGCGATCGATTGCTTCGGCGGCAGCAGCGCCGCCAGGATGCGGCCGCCGTCGAGCGGCGGCAGCGGAAAGAGGTTCAACACGCCGAGCACCAGGTTCGCGCTGACGCCCGCATAGGCCATCCGCGTGAAGAATGGTTCGTCGATGCCGACGACTGGCAGCACGATGGTCAACACGCCCCATACCAGCGCTTGCACGAAGTTGCAGGCCGGCCCCGCGAGGGACACCCACAGGCTGCCCCAGCGCGGATCGCGCAGGTTGCCGAACGACACCGGCACCGGCTTCGCATAGCCGAACAGAAAGGCGCCGCCCGTCAGGAAATACATCGCGAGCGGAATCGCGATCGTGCCGAGCGGGTCGATGTGGCGCATCGGATTGAACGATACGCGTCCCATCATGTACGCGGTGTTGTCGCCCAGCAGGCGTGCGGCATAGCCGTGCGCGGCCTCGTGCAGCGTGATCGCGAAGATCACGGGCAGCGCGTAGACGGCGATGGTCTGTATCAGGGAAGCATCCATATCGCGTTATTGTAACAAGCGCACTCGCGCAAAAATGAACGGCGCTTACGCAACCGACAATCCGAACGGTTCGAGCGCGCCGCGCCCCGCGCGCACGAGCTGCGGCACGTCTGCCGTCAGGTCGATCACCGTCGACGGCTCGCGCGGACACGCGCCGCCGTCGATCACGAGA is a window of Burkholderia latens DNA encoding:
- a CDS encoding site-2 protease family protein; amino-acid sequence: MDASLIQTIAVYALPVIFAITLHEAAHGYAARLLGDNTAYMMGRVSFNPMRHIDPLGTIAIPLAMYFLTGGAFLFGYAKPVPVSFGNLRDPRWGSLWVSLAGPACNFVQALVWGVLTIVLPVVGIDEPFFTRMAYAGVSANLVLGVLNLFPLPPLDGGRILAALLPPKQSIALSRIEPYGFIIVLVLVATGMLTNFWLRPLVNAAAGVLSAILSPFASLF